In Gracilibacillus salitolerans, the sequence TATTGCTACACTGTTTAAAATTAAGATTCAAATAATGGATATCCATATAAGAATTACTTCGTAACTTATGTATTTTGTGAACTATTTATCTTTTTTTTAGTTCAAAATAAAAGGCTCTAACCTTGAAAGATTAGAGCCTTTTTATTTCCTTATGCAGGATATACACTAACTTTTTTGCGATCGCGTCCTAGGCGTTCGAATTTAACCACACCGTCTGCTTTAGCATATAGTGTGTCATCTCCACCACGGCCTACGTTTACACCTGGGTAAACTTTTGTACCACGTTGACGATAAAGGATTGAACCACCTGAAACGATTTGACCGTCTGCACGTTTAGCACCTAAACGTTTAGACTCAGAGTCACGACCGTTTTTCGTACTACCTACACCTTTTTTCGTTGCGAAAAACTGTAAATCTAGACGTAGCATATCGTTGCACCTCCTTATTTTTCAGAGATAGATACATATTGACCATAATCCCGCTCGACGGTTTGTAAAGAGATCACCATACCTTCAAAGAGTAATGATACTTTTTCTAAAAGTTGATCATCCAAATATTCAGGAATAGTGACTTTGAGATAACCACCTTCATCACCGGCTTGGTCAATATCCAAATCAATCTCACATAGCGAAAACACTGCATTGACAGAACCAAAAGAGATCGCAGAAACAGCGGCACAAACTAAATCATGCCCTGCTGGACCACTTCCAGCATGCCCTGTCAGTGTAAATGACTTTATATACGTTTGCTCACGCTCAATTATCACGTTAATCATACAAACAAAGCCTTATGCATTGATTTTCTCAATGGTGACTTTTGTGTATGGCTGACGGTGACCTTGTTTACGTGAATAGTTTTTCTTTGGCTTGTACTTAAATACAGTGATTTTCTTTTGACGGCCTTGTTTTTCTACTTTCGCAGTCACAGAAGCTCCGTCAACGTATGGAGTACCAAATTTTGCATCTTCTCCACCTACTGCAAGTACTTTGTCAAATGTTACTGATTCACCAGCTTCAGCTGCTAGTTTCTCAATAAAAATTGCTTGACCTTCTTCTACTTTTACTTGTTTTCCACCAGTTTCAATAATAGCGTACATTCTCTTGCACCTCCTCATAGACTCAGACTCGCCATACAGGTAGCTTATCAAAGCTTTAAAGACCTGTTCTGCGCGGTTGTAGCAACGGGTGCTACATAAACAACAAAACGATCTTACCATATCTTAAAGCAACTTGTCAATGACTATTTCCTGATTGTCTGCCATATACAAGCTTATTAGTTCCTTACTGCCAGAACGAATAATCTGATAATATGGAACGGATTCATCTGTATAATAATACAATTCGATTTGAATGTTAGATAAAACATCATCAGTCAGCGTTTCTTTCAAAAAGATGTGTAGCTCTGGATGAAGTGCAAGTAATATACATTCCGTATTTCGATTCCATTCTAACAGTTCACGTTCCAGTTGATAACCCATCGTCTCTACTGATAATACAGGTTCTCTACTTGATGCTCGATTGGTCAAAAGTTCCAAGAGTCCTGTTCTTTCTCGTTTTCTTGTCATTTCCAAAAATCCAAGTTGTGTAAAACCAAATACTTCTGTTCGAACTGGATCTTCTCGTAATGCGTTTTTTAATTCTTTTACAATAACAGCTTCCTCTTTTTTCCCCATTTTCAAAAAATCAATTATTATAATGCCTGAGATATTACGTTTGCGAATTTCTTCCACACAATATCTGATAGAATGTTGATTAATGCGAAAAATTGTTTCTTGTTTGTTTTGGCGACTGGTAAAACGGCTACTGTCAATATCGATCACTGATAATGCCTCTGTTTGTTCCACTGTTAATGTAATACCATCCTGTTTATGAACAACCGGATTAATCGCTTCTGTTATCCATTGATTGACATGTTTTCCTGCAATTTGATGAGCCTCTTTTCTAATCCTCATCTTATCTGCTAAGGTCGGGAAATCTCTCTTCATTTCAGCAAACGTATGTCGCTTATCAAAGGTAATGTCAAGAAATGTTTCGTTTTTATATTGATTTAACATTTGATCCGGCACTATTGGATATTGAAAAAGGAAATACGGTGCTTTATGTCGTGATGCTTCACTTTCCAATTGCTTCCATCTTTTTCTGCTATCGTCTAATTCATTTAATACTTGTTCGATTTCAGCATTTGCTATTTCTGTTCTTAATATTGCTCCTTCGGTAGAAGATAGTTGTTCTGTCAGGAAATTTTTCCATTTATCCGTTAATTGTTGTGATAATTTTTTTGAACTGGCGACATAATTTCCTTTTGGTAAATATATAATTTGCTGTCCCGTAAGCGTTATATTAGCTGTAAGTCTTGGACCTTTATCTTGATACGCCTCTTTAATAACCTGAACAATAATACTGGCTCCACCCGTTAAATAAGAGGAAAGTTTATCTTTCGCCCCTAAAAATGGCACTTCACTTTTTGGCAGAAAACCAACTTTCTTCTCACCAATATCGATAAATGCAGCTTCAATACTTTCGTCAACATTTCGTACCTTTCCTTTATAGATAGTTCCTAAACGAGCGTCTGTTGACTGTCGATCGATAAAAATATCGATACATTGCTTTCCTTCAAATAGCAGTCCGATTTTTTCCGAACAGCTTGTATAAAAGTGTAATTTCTTCATCTTAATCCTCTTTCTATCCTGTAAGCAATTGGCCTACACTCGCGTGAATATTTTTCTGATCGAAATAACTTCGTAGACAATCTCGTTCCGATAACCAATAAATCTTTCCATGTTGATCACATACTTTGATACGGTGAAAGGTGTCTCTTTTAAATAAGCGAAACAATTCCAATAAACTAATGGATGCAGGGACTTCAATTTCCCTATGCTTAGGATACTTAGTAGTCTCACTATATCGACTCCATATAAAACGCCACCATTTAAAATACCTTCGTTTCCATTCTAATCGATTTTCCCAAATTAAAAAAATCATAAGTAAAACAAAACTTAAAGAAAGCCATTCCTGACTATATACATAGAAACATACAAAAACAATCGTCACAACTGAGATCATAATCATCCACTTATGAGAAACTTGAAAGGAAAAAAAAGAATCCAAACTTAGTTGAACAAGCTTTCCACCATCAAGCGGCCATATCGGTAATAAATTCCCAATTAATATGAATGAATTATATTGATATGCAAGCATTAATGTTGACTCTGGCAGGAAGGCACCGATATCCAGAATGTAGATAACGAAATAGATGGCAATATGTTGTAATGGTCCCGCAATTGTTACTAGAAATTCTTCACGTAATGGCCTTGTTCCATACTCATCAGTTTCCATCACTCCACCAAAAACCCACAAAAAAATGCGCCGAATTCGCCACCTGAAAACGCGCGCGCAAGTATAATGTCCTAATTCATGTATAAAAACAATCAAAAAAATAATGCAAAATTCCACTAACATACCGGTAAGCATAGCGACCAGTAAGAAAAAAAATAAAATTGGATGAATATGAATAGGAGGTAGTTTAAGGTTGTTCGTCAACATGCATCACCCGAATCGGATCTAAGTATTCACGATTTTTTTCAATGGCAAAGTACATTGCTGCATTTGTCTCAGAAGGTTCGTAACTACCGAGTTTCTGATTTGCTCGAATAGATTGATAGGAATGAACATCAATATTGGTTAAATTTCCATAGATCGATTTACTGCGATCTGCATGTTGTACAATCACCGTTTTTCCAGTTTCACGATCATTACCTGCGAATAAAACGGTACCTTCATCTACAGCAATCACCTCTGTTTCTTCAGCAGATGAGATCAGTATACCTTCTCCATTTTCTTGAAAAGTCTGGTTTACCTGGCCTGACACAGGTAATGCAGTAGGTTCCGTAGCTTCTTCGCCACCAAGATCTGCTTCTATTGCAAATGGTGCACCAAATTGCGCTTGATACCATGCATTAACACTTGCAAAAGGGAATTCTTCTGTCATCGCATAATTCACCCAGTTCCGTGGTTGTTCAAGCCATTGCTGATTGGACGCCGTTGAGAACACTGTAACAAAAAAAATAATGGCAGCAACAATACTTTTAACGAGAAAAGGCTTTAAATAGGCTTGGTCACTTTGGTTGTCATAGCCTCCAAGACTTGGAGAGTATCCATGTCTTTCTTCGTCTTCCATGTAAGCCTGGTTTAAATAACTATGGTGTTTAACATTTGATAAGCGTGAAGATGTGATTTTCTTTTTAGATTGTTTTCTTTTCGTAATATTTTGACGTATTTGTGATAGATTATCTTTTTTCATCAGCATCCATTCCTTTTTTCCAACGTTTGTACAATATATGTGGACAACCATAATAATATGAAAAAGAGCGAAAAAAATTTTTAAAGGATTGATACAAAAATCACCTAAACAGAGTGCTACCATTTGCTCTGGCAGAACGCTCCGCTTTCTGTGGGCTCGGCTTCAGCTAACTTTGCAAAGAAAACCACTTTGCAAAGTGGATCTTCAGCTTTCGCTGTCCCATAGGAGTCTCCGCATTCTGCCTACGCTTATTTTAGTGTACTGATTATGAAAAGGGGAGAATTCATGGAACTATATTCATTTGCTTTCCTGTTGCATTATTAGAAAGCTATACTAAGCTGCGGAAAAATGCGACACTCCTGGGGGAATAGCGCGAGCCGAAGATCCACTTGGTGAAGCGATTTTCTTCATCAAGTTAGCTGAGGCCGTGCCCCTGGAAAGGGAGTATTTTTCCGCAGCGACGAATTAGCACTTAACTTTAAAAGAATGGAAGAAAGTAAATCTACCTTCGTAGTTTATGTTTAAAGCGTTGTTGACGTGGGGCGGAGTATGATGCAAAAAAAAAAGAGTTTGCTTGATGGTAAGCAAACTCTTTCGTCTTGGTTATTTTTTTATTCCGAGCGCTTTTTTTACTTTGTCTAAGAAGGTTACTTTTTCCTCCAACGAGAGTAGTGGTACGGATTCGCCTAGTATTCGCCTTGCAATATTACGATAAGCAATGGATGCTCTTGTATTTGGTTGAAAGGCAACTGGTTCACCGTGATTAGATGCTTTAATTACATCATCATCATCAGCAACAATTCCTAATAAATCTATCGACAATACTTGTACAATCTCATCCACATCTAGCATATCCCCATTTTTCACCATGTGGTTTCGGATTCGATTAATAACTAAATGAGGAGCTTCCATATCTTCTTGTTCTAATAAACCAATAATTCGATCAGCATCCCTTACACTTGATTTCTCAGGAGTTGTCACAACAATCGATTTATCAGCCCCAGCCACCGCATTACGATAACCTTGTTCAATACCTGCCGGGCAATCAATTAATATGTAATCATATTCTGGTTTCAATTCTTCTATAATTTCCACCATTCCTTCAGGAGTTAGTGCCGATTTATCACTTGTTTGTGCTGCAGGCAATAAATATAAACAGTCAAATCGTTTGTCTTTGATTAATGCCTGAGAAATTTTACACCTTTTTTGCAGCACATCGACAATATCATAAATGATACGATTTTCCAGCCCCATGATAACATCTAAATTCCGTAGTCCAATATCCGTATCTATTAAACATACTTTCTTGTCTAGTAATGCTAATGAAGTTCCTAGATTTGCCGTAGTAGTCGTTTTACCGACACCACCTTTACCAGAAGTAATAACGATAGCTTCACCCATTCATAACTCTCCTTTCAAAAGCATTTAATTCTGGACGCGATCTCGCGATAGTACTAATGCGGTCCATAACAATTTGTTCACTCCTTGAGTCAATAAAACCACATTCCATAGGAGCACCTTCCGAGTCAGCATCTGGAGACCTGCTAATTACTTCCGCTATCCGTAATTGGCTAGGTGCCATATGTGCAGCTGCTATCACAGCATCTCTATTTCCATCTGCACCAGCATGTGCAATCCCTCTCAAACTACCCATCACAAAAATATTACCAGTCGCTACTATTCTACCACCTGGGTTCACATCACCAACCAATAATAAGTCGCCATTAATCTCTAGTACTTGTCCAGAACGAACAATCTTATTGTGTAAATTGACATCTGTCTCTTTTTTCCATTGTAACGCTTCTTCTTTTAAAATAACATTTGAAGCGATTTGATCAACCACCAACTTATTATGCTTACGAATAACTTCTCGTAATGTTTGTTCCTGCTGATTCGTAATATAACGGTTCCCTAATTCTATTTTCACCGTAATCAATGGCTCATCCGCTGCCATATGTTTTGTGGTAAGAATCTCTCCCAATTCCTCCAGCAGCATATTCCATGCACATTGATCATTCATAAAAAGGGTTAGACCATCTCTCGTTCCCTTTATTGTAATCCATTTATTTGATGCCACTTCTATTCAACCCCTTAAAACATTCACTAACCGTTATCAATCTGACCGTTCAAATTTAATGTACGACCATTTTGTTAATTTTTTTGCAAAGATAAGATAAATAAGCAAGCCAAATAAACTATTCCATATACTAGTTGGAATTAATCGATGCTTCCAATATAAATCCCAACTGTCAACATGTACTTGAATAACATTATAAAGGAAAAAGATCAAAATGTCTGTAGCTACAACCCCTACAATCGTCATCAATAAAGCAATCAAAAAGTTCGATTGTAACACCTTCATTAATCCTCTTACTGCGTATAACACTGCTGTATGAGCAAATATGTATACTCCTATCACATCCGTATAAACAATATCGATAATTAAGCTAAATATAATCGACAGTGAAATTGCATAATACGTAGATTCTTTTTCAAAAAAGATCGTGACATATAACAGAAACAAAAATAGAAAATGTGATACAAATACCCATTCATCTTTCACAAATGGAGGATTAATCTGTGCCAATGTTCCTTCCAGTATCACTAAGATAAAGCAGATGAGAGCAATAAGAAAAGGGATCATCCGTTTCATGATTCCTCCTCCTCTGTTTGCTCATCTACTGTTGTCATTGATCGATCTATGACAATTACATGATTTAAATCAGTTAAATCAGCTGATGGTCGTACATGTGCTATACTTGTTAATTCATAACGGTCAGCTTCTACATCAACCACTTCACCAATTTCAAGCCCCTTAGGGAAAACTCCGCCAAGTCCTGAAGAAAATACATATTGACCTTCTTTTAAATCCTTGTCATTATCATTCATTTCCAATAAAAGTAATTCCGTCTCTTCATCATAACCAACGATGAATCCTGAATTATCCGTTTCTTTATCTCCTTTATATATATTTACTGAAATCCGATTGGTACGGTCGAATCCGTTAAGCAATAACACGGTTGATGTAAAAGGTGAACTAGTTTGAACTTTCCCTATCATCCCTTTTCCTGTTACAACTGACATATTTGGCTCTACACCATGCTGTGTTCCTTTATTAATGGTGATTTGCTTAAACCATTGATCCTTGCTTCTTGCCATAACGGATGCCTGAATAGCATCAAAATTCTGTAGAAAGTCAGATTCTGATTTATCCAGTAGCTCTTTTAATTCATCAATTTCTTTCGTCAACTCTTGATTTTCATATTCTAACTGTCTTATCTCGTCTAAACTTGATTTTAATTGTTGATTTTCACGATAGACATTGCGTATTTCTTTGATATTACCCGCAACGTTAGTTGTAAATGCAATCGGCATATTAATTACTTCCTGCGCCCAACCTACACTGTCATGAATAAAATCTTCAATTATTGTGAGGTTGGTGCGTTCTCTTAACGAAAAACCAATCAAACCAACAATGATGATTAACGAAATCATTAATATAAATAGTCGCCTTTTTTTATAAAACATCATAACACCTTCTTAATCTGATAAGCGCTGCACCCCTACATTTGGATGTGACCGGAAATGCTCAATATATTCCAGGGATTTACCTGTTCCGATCGCGACACTATCTAACGGTTCATCCGCAACAAATACTGGCATTTTTGTTTGATCACTAATCACTTCATCTAAATCTTTTAACAGTGCTCCCCCACCGGACAGCACAATGCCTCTGTCCATAATATCTGCTGCAAGCTCTGGTGGTGTACGTTCTAAAGTACTTTTCACCGCTTCTACAATAGAATCAACAGTATCTTTCAATGCCGAAGCTATTTCAGATGCGGTAACACTAATTGTTTTTGGTAACCCTGTTAATAAATCACGTCCACGAATATCCATTTGTTCCTTTTCAGACGAAGGTTTAGCAGATCCTATATCTAATTTTAGTGATTCCGCAGAACGCTCCCCAATCATAAGGTTATACGTTCTTTTTATATACTGAATGATTGCTTCATCCATATCATCACCAGCTGTACGAATAGACCTGCTTGTTACAATACCACCAAGAGAAATAACCGCAACTTCCGTTGTTCCTCCACCGATATCTACAATCATACTACCAGTTGGCTCCCACACAGGTAAACCAGCACCAATAGCTGCAGCAAATGGCTCTGCAATTGGAAATGCATCTTTTGCACCTGCATGTTTGGTTGCATCAATTACAGCTCTCTCTTCCACCATGGTTATCCCAGATGGCACACATACCATTACATTAGGTTTTTTCGCAAAGCTGGATCTATTTTTCTGTGCTAATTTGATATAATATTTCATCATCGATGCAGTTGTATCATAATCCGCAATAACACCGTCTTTCATCGGACGAATTACTTGAATATTTCCTGGAGTTCGACCAATCATATTCCTTGCATCACTTCCAACTGCTTCAATATCACCTGTTGTTTTATTTATTGCTACAACGGAAGGTTCGCGCACAACAATGCCTTTACCTTTGATGAATACTAATGTGTTTGCTGTACCTAAATCAATCCCTAAATCTTGTGATAAATTAAATATTCCCAATCTTGTTCTTCCTCTCAGCCATAATTATACAAAACATTCACTTCAATATTTTATGCTTTTATTGGATTTCAATCAAGAAATTGTATTCTTTTCACAATAATAAGCGCCTTTATACAAGCAATCTTGTATAAGGCGCTATAAAAGCTTGTTACCTCTATTATACTTAACTTTAACAAAAATAGATAGTGCTATAAGTACCCTTTTTCTTTTAATGAAATAAACTTGTGATCACCTATAATCAAATGATCCAAAAGTTCGATACCTATCATTTTTCCACTTTCTAATAATCGCTTGGTAACATGAATGTCTTCTTGAGAAGGGGATGGATCACCTGAAGGATGGTTATGTGCACAAATGATGGAAGCTGCAGATCTTTTGATTGCTTCGCGGTAAACTTCGCGAGGGTGGACGATGGAAGCATTTTTACCTCTAAACTTTATCTAAAATTATATAACTTTAAAAACATTGATATGACGGTGTTTTACACACCATACGCTTGATCTTGCATTTTCTTAATTCGTTAAAAGTGACATAAATTTTACGCGTTTGTCACTTTTTGTGTCACTTAAACAAGCATCTACTTATTCGGTAGGTGCTTGTTATCTTTACCTTATGTATTTTCAAGCTCTATGTTTGAAAATTCATTTCCTCAAAACTTTCGAATTTCTTTAAGCTTGATAATGTCTTCTTTAGAATCTACAGCATGCATTTTTCTATGACAGTTAGGACATAGTGCAACTGTATTTTTAATAGTATCTTTACCACCATTTGATAGCCAATCTATGTGGTGTGTCTCCAGATAGGGTTCACCTTTTTTATTTAAAAAAGGTGCCGGTTGTTCACATAATTCACAAATTCCATTGGCTCTTCTCTTGGCATATTCAGTTACATATAAATTTCTCTCATAAGTGTTCACAAGCGTATTTCGGGAACCTACTACTGTTGATCTGGTTTGTTCTGCTCTTTTCCTCAATTCAAGAGTAGTTAAGCGCACAACTTTTTTCTGTTTTCGAAAAAAATCTTTGTCCATCAATTCTTTTGCTATTAAATGTGCTTTTTCACTATATTTCAACTTAATTGGAAATACCCAGACTTTTCTTTTTTGTTCATCTTCACCTGGTTGTTCATCTTGATATGGTGTCCCATATAATATTACTGGTCCCAAATATGTATACTCTCTTTCTTTAATCACCTCAAAAAGAAATACTTCTACTTCGTTTGAATTTGATTCATTTAACGTACGGTTTTGTGAAAAATTAATATCCTGATCACCATTCTTGCCCATTCCAGTATAATGAAGAACATCTCCTTCCCAACGATCTTCATATAATCCTTTGGTATGATCGGTTACAATGACTAACGTGTTTGTAGTATTTGATTTTCTCATCCCCCCCATATTGCCACATTTAAAAATATCTCTAATTTGATCATTTGTAATTACTTGACCAATATTTAATCCTGGATCGAAGCCCATATACCTTCCTCCTCTAATTTTCTAACAACAGGAATATCTGCTGGTGCAAATTTATAATTACTTAAATCATCTACACCCACCCATTTGATATCAGCATGTTCTTTTAATTCAATAAATCCACTTTCTATTTTTGTAATAAACGATATTAGTTTAATATAACCAAAATCGTATCTGTGGTGATTGGTTGTGAAATGTCTTAATACTTTAATGCGTACTCTTAGCTCTTCATTAATTTCTCTTACGACACAATCCTCCAGTGATTCATTTTCTTTCAATTTCCCACCAGGAAACTCCCACAAATTTGGTATACTCATATTTTCACTTCGTTTTGTGATCAACACTTTTCTATTGGAAACAATTATAGCTGCTGTAACTGTTATCAATCCCCTATCCTCCCTTAATACTCAAGTATAAACACATATATAGTTGCTGGATCTTTATATTTAGTAAGTATATGGCTAATCCAGTTTCTAAGAATATTCTATAATATTTCCATAAGAAAAAACACCTACAATTAAGTAGGTGCATCTCTTTTTCCTTCTTCTCTTTCTTGGATAAGTGTATCTAATTCTTCATTGATGCGATCAATGTCTTCCTTCGTTAGTCCGTTGAGTAGGTCTTGATGGGATGTTTTTTTTAGCATTTTACCATCCTCCCACTATGACATATATACTATTACTTTCGACACTAAATGTTAAATCCCTTCCAAAAAATACAATTTGCATAAAATTATTTCTTGCGCATATAATAAGAACAAACGTTCTTGTTGATGAGGTGATTTTATGCGATATATAACAGATGAAGAATTCAAAATTGCAAGTAGTTATTTGTTTTTAAGTATGGCCATTGAAGTGATACAGAAGGATCTCCATACATTACGTAACAATAGCATATTTAAAATTAACGAGCCTTATATAAAGATGCTGGAATCAGTTGAGAAAAAAGCCATTGAGGAACGACGGGAATTTAAGCAGCAGATGCATATGAATAAGTTAAGTGTATTATTAACCGATAAGTCCGATCAATTTACGGAATACACGTATTACTCAAAAAGAAAGGAAGAAAAAAGGAGATACTTTAATCCGGCTATTCGGAAGAAGGTGCTTGTTATATTAGAGGAGTTGTTTAAGATAATTGATATACGGGAGAGTGTATAGTCCCTTTAATGGACTATACACTTAGTAAGGAAAAACACTAGAATCACTTTACAACTCTTGGCCCTCTATAAAGATTAGATTGGAGTACTTCTTTTTTAATGTGATAACGGTCTACCACTGACGATACCAGGTTATTAAACCATACTGGAGCTGTTGGAGGTATATATATTTGATCAATTAACAGTTCTAAATTGAATCTTACATTCGCTCCAGATCTTCCAAAAAACAAATCTTCTTCTGATTCAAACACAATCAACCTGAATTCTTGCTCATGAGCAAAAGATTTACGCTTATAAAATAGTGTTTCATATGTATTTATTCCAGCCATGTCATCTGCATAATCTATATAGTTTACTAATCCATATTTCATATCATAACCCTGATCTTGGTCTACTGATGCAAGTAGTTTTCCGAGAGTAGTTCTGATCGCTATACCCTCATCTCTACTACAATATAAATCCCACATTGCTGCGGATTCTTCATCGTTTAAATGCCAGCATGACACGCCCACATAATCGAGTTCTATTTCATTCTTTTTGTACAATTCATTAATTTGATCTTGATTCAACCTATACTCTTGCTTTTCTTCATCAAAGATTTCTGCTGATGATCCTAATATTCGGTAAATGTCACTTTCTGAATATGCCCCTTCATACGGATCTCTAAAATACAACGGTTTGGAGAAGTATAAAGCTTCATTTTCTAACAAGGATATAAATTTTGCAAAACTCATAAACTTCCAAATGACTGTGTTATTGGTAATAGATTTGTCCTTAATGTTGTTAATATTGTACTCGTTATTATATTCATATTTGCTTAAAAAATCATCTCTAGCTATAATAAATTTTCTTAGATTCCCACTGTATTCACTGATCATCATAGCCTCCTTTATTTACTTTCTATAATACCATATTAATTTAATTAAAAAGAATTTTCTACAAATTGCAGGAATTTTGTTGATTGGTGTAGAAGAATGTACATATTAGAAAATTAAGAGGTGATAGTTTGACCAATCATGATTTTCGTCAGATTTTAAAGAAAGGCATTCAAGAACCGCATATTTATGAGGAATTTTATGCAATAGCTAAAGAAGAATATTTCAAAAACGTAAGGGAGATAATTGGAGATAACCAAACAAATGAAATTCTATTTTCATGGATGACAAGTGATTTAACATTGCATTTCGCTCATGTACATAATAGTAATAATTTAGCCCCAGTAATATTTGCAACAATATTTATGGGTGAGAAATGCAAAGTTTATGACGCAATTGATATTACTAATACTTTTTTATTTCGAAGAGAAAGAAATGTTAAAACGAAATTAAGCTACTTATTTGGGAAAGATCTCTTTGATTTCGATCCTGATCAAATTTTGGAAAATAGTCTTCATTCATCTGAAGTAAATACTAACCCTATTAGCTATGCAGCGAAATATGTTGAAGTAGAATATAAAAGCGCATCTAGAGATCTTCAAATTCAACCAATCGAATTGGTGGACTTTAATGAATTGAGGTTGCATATCGACCAATACAATTTCGAAGATATGTTAGAGAAGATTGACATTGATCAATTTAATGCTGAATTTATAGAATGCCTATATGCATATAATCATCAAAAATTTTACATTGCAGCTACTGGTCTAGGCGGAGTTATTGAGCACTTATTACATATTATTTTAGAAAAACAAGAATCCTTGCCACCTAATTTTTCTAAGAGTCCTACGCACAAGGATTATATTGCCTTGATGAAAAAAGAACCATTTAGCGTTGATAAACGCCAAAAACAATATTTAGACTCTCTTTTCGCCATTAGAAACTCTGTATCACATTACAATTCTGGTTTTACTTCGAAAAGCTTCTGTGACTATTTATTACAAGGTGTAAGGAATATATTTGATAACTATTATGAATTATAAATCTAATTTCTCTGATAATGACGTTAATTTTTTATACTGTTCTAATCTATACTGATCGTCATCATAGCTTATCGGATCACCATCATCATTAAAGCCAATGCTTTCAAAACAATCATCTGCAAAATGCTCTATAATTTCATTTAGTACCTCTTTTTCTTTATCGTTTAAAATATTATTGCACATGCTATCACCTCAATTATTTTAAGCACCGGTTTTCCACGCCGGTGCTTTAGTTTATTACATACATATTTTATAGACAATCAGTCAATAACAATTACTTAATCACAGCACCAGTAGAAGGCGCTACATAGATGTTCACTTTACCAAAGTCTTTAGTCTTAATAGTTACAACGTCTTTTTGTGGTGTGTCTAATACTTTATATTGTAGACCACCAAACTTAGATGGTTTAAGAAACGCTTTTTCATTTCCTTTTACTGGTGCTACATTTGTCGGATAAACTCTCCAAGATGGCGCTGCCTTTGGTAAATATAAAGTTTTTCCTCTTACATTTTCTAATTTACTTTGTGTGACAGGTCCGACAATACCAT encodes:
- a CDS encoding M23 family metallopeptidase, which codes for MKKDNLSQIRQNITKRKQSKKKITSSRLSNVKHHSYLNQAYMEDEERHGYSPSLGGYDNQSDQAYLKPFLVKSIVAAIIFFVTVFSTASNQQWLEQPRNWVNYAMTEEFPFASVNAWYQAQFGAPFAIEADLGGEEATEPTALPVSGQVNQTFQENGEGILISSAEETEVIAVDEGTVLFAGNDRETGKTVIVQHADRSKSIYGNLTNIDVHSYQSIRANQKLGSYEPSETNAAMYFAIEKNREYLDPIRVMHVDEQP
- the rpmA gene encoding 50S ribosomal protein L27 → MLRLDLQFFATKKGVGSTKNGRDSESKRLGAKRADGQIVSGGSILYRQRGTKVYPGVNVGRGGDDTLYAKADGVVKFERLGRDRKKVSVYPA
- the minD gene encoding septum site-determining protein MinD produces the protein MGEAIVITSGKGGVGKTTTTANLGTSLALLDKKVCLIDTDIGLRNLDVIMGLENRIIYDIVDVLQKRCKISQALIKDKRFDCLYLLPAAQTSDKSALTPEGMVEIIEELKPEYDYILIDCPAGIEQGYRNAVAGADKSIVVTTPEKSSVRDADRIIGLLEQEDMEAPHLVINRIRNHMVKNGDMLDVDEIVQVLSIDLLGIVADDDDVIKASNHGEPVAFQPNTRASIAYRNIARRILGESVPLLSLEEKVTFLDKVKKALGIKK
- a CDS encoding ribosomal-processing cysteine protease Prp, whose amino-acid sequence is MINVIIEREQTYIKSFTLTGHAGSGPAGHDLVCAAVSAISFGSVNAVFSLCEIDLDIDQAGDEGGYLKVTIPEYLDDQLLEKVSLLFEGMVISLQTVERDYGQYVSISEK
- a CDS encoding site-2 protease family protein, encoding MLTNNLKLPPIHIHPILFFFLLVAMLTGMLVEFCIIFLIVFIHELGHYTCARVFRWRIRRIFLWVFGGVMETDEYGTRPLREEFLVTIAGPLQHIAIYFVIYILDIGAFLPESTLMLAYQYNSFILIGNLLPIWPLDGGKLVQLSLDSFFSFQVSHKWMIMISVVTIVFVCFYVYSQEWLSLSFVLLMIFLIWENRLEWKRRYFKWWRFIWSRYSETTKYPKHREIEVPASISLLELFRLFKRDTFHRIKVCDQHGKIYWLSERDCLRSYFDQKNIHASVGQLLTG
- the rplU gene encoding 50S ribosomal protein L21 produces the protein MYAIIETGGKQVKVEEGQAIFIEKLAAEAGESVTFDKVLAVGGEDAKFGTPYVDGASVTAKVEKQGRQKKITVFKYKPKKNYSRKQGHRQPYTKVTIEKINA
- a CDS encoding ribonuclease E/G, whose translation is MKKLHFYTSCSEKIGLLFEGKQCIDIFIDRQSTDARLGTIYKGKVRNVDESIEAAFIDIGEKKVGFLPKSEVPFLGAKDKLSSYLTGGASIIVQVIKEAYQDKGPRLTANITLTGQQIIYLPKGNYVASSKKLSQQLTDKWKNFLTEQLSSTEGAILRTEIANAEIEQVLNELDDSRKRWKQLESEASRHKAPYFLFQYPIVPDQMLNQYKNETFLDITFDKRHTFAEMKRDFPTLADKMRIRKEAHQIAGKHVNQWITEAINPVVHKQDGITLTVEQTEALSVIDIDSSRFTSRQNKQETIFRINQHSIRYCVEEIRKRNISGIIIIDFLKMGKKEEAVIVKELKNALREDPVRTEVFGFTQLGFLEMTRKRERTGLLELLTNRASSREPVLSVETMGYQLERELLEWNRNTECILLALHPELHIFLKETLTDDVLSNIQIELYYYTDESVPYYQIIRSGSKELISLYMADNQEIVIDKLL